The sequence below is a genomic window from Candidatus Micrarchaeia archaeon.
GAAACTTTTGATTTTGAGCCATCTTCAGAAGTTAATTCTTCTGTTTTAATCTCTATTTTTTCTACATGTACGTCTGGCATAAATCTATTTCTTACGATTTCTGCTACATCAACTGCTTTTGATATTGTTTTTCCTCTAGCTTTTATTTCTACTGAATTTGCTCCGTTATTAAATTGGGTTACTACTGCTAGGACATAACCCATGATGTTCTTTTTTCCTATATACACAATATTGTCTTCTTTTCTTTCTTCTGTCATATATAACACCTCTTAGTTTATTTCTTTTTTTCGTTTATCTCTGTATTCTGTAATTATATTTTCAACCATATTTTTTAAATACTTTGTGTTTTGTTCTTCTTTTATCTTTTTCTTCTTTTTTTTGTTTTTTTTACTTTCTATATAAAGTTTTAATCTAATTATTTCATTTTTTAATTTTATTACTTCTTTATCTTTTTCTATCTCTTTTTTTCTTATATTTTTTTCTTTTTTAATTTCCCATTCTATTTGCTCTTTTTCTAATTTTAATTTTTGTATTTGTTTTTTTAGTTCTTGGTTTTCTCTTGTTATATTTTTAATTTCTTCAATCCATTCTTCTATGTGTTTATCTCTTTTTGTTGGTTTATCTTTTATCTCCTCTTTTATTTT
It includes:
- the albA gene encoding DNA-binding protein Alba; amino-acid sequence: MTEERKEDNIVYIGKKNIMGYVLAVVTQFNNGANSVEIKARGKTISKAVDVAEIVRNRFMPDVHVEKIEIKTEELTSEDGSKSKVSAIEIKLKR